The Gossypium hirsutum isolate 1008001.06 chromosome A03, Gossypium_hirsutum_v2.1, whole genome shotgun sequence genome contains the following window.
CTGCTTGGGAAAGTTGAAAAACTTATTACTAGAATAATTACAATATGATGTAAtcgaaaaatcataaatttataatatCCAATTAAGCTTTGAATGATACAAGATGCATTGATCCAAAACAATAGCAAATGAACATACCACACAGACAGTACGGATGTTTCCAGCTCTGGATTTGGTAAAAGCCCAGACAGTAGGATGAGTAGCTCATATGACCACCATTCAAGGCTGTAATTGTTTGAATAAAGAAACATCAAGGATCTTTAACAGCTCACATATACATATTTGAGTGAGGAAAAGAGGAGATAACATACCAGATCATAACAGCAGAAGGAATAGCAAAGCGGAAAAACTCTCTAATTCCTTGGAATAATTCCATTGTAATGGGGGCACGAGTTTTTGTACAGGTGGGAGAGTACAGCATGTAAAGTGCAAGGAAAATCACATTTAACCAGTTTGAGATACTAATTGCTATTGCTCCTCCTATACTTTCTAATCCAGACTTGAATACCAGGGCCCAACATAGAGGTATATGTACTACAAGACTAGCACAAGAGCATATGAGCATGGGAGTGATCAAACTTTGTGTTTGAAAGTAGCGAACAAGTGGTTGAAAAGTAGCATAGGCAAAGAGTGATGGGATAAGCCACAAAATGAATTTACCGGCTTCTTGTGAAATTAAGGGATCTTGACCAATGAATACAAGTAGCCTTCCCATATATAACCATAGTATCGACAGAGGGATGCATACTAAGATCAAACAAAATATAGCAGTGTAGGTATGGATTCCCAGTTTTCGGTATTGTTGAGCTCCATAGGCTTGTCCACACAGTGTTTCCAATGCACAAGCCATTCCTAGCTGATAATCGCAtgcaaattacaaattttaggaAATTATATAAGTTGCCATTTACTGTATCCCAAACACAGGTCATCAGCTGATCTAGACTCACTCAGTAGCAACCCTATCATTCAATTATtggatttctttcttttttttattcgtTAAACTAATAGTGATTGAATAACTATGTTATTGAACTGCAAGAATTAACTATTTTTTGTCAACATGTAGCTCGCCTTGATGGATGTTTTCCAAATATTATACAAACCAGAAATTCATTAGCTTGTCCAACTCATCCTATAGCAGATTTAGTCATATGTTAATTGCACAAAGCTAAAAGTGTAACTGGGTCATGTTACTTTTAAGCTAAATGTTAGATGGTTTCCTTCCTAAACAGTAAGCCCAACTGCAAAGCTTTTCCATACCAACATTATTGATCACCTAGAACACACTAAGTATAACACAAAAGCATAAAGCAAGTACTTGCTGCCCAAATCAACTTAAGCAACAGATAGTAAAGCTCATCTTGATCACAGAGAGTTGCTCTGCAAGAAGCCTAACAACAAAAAAACAAGAGTTACTCTTTTTcttaaataacttttttttgttcattcCTCGTTACATAATTTGCTGTCCACTAGTTAATTAATGTAAGCCCGAAAAGTCCAAAaccattataaatataaaaagagaAGACAGAAAGCACGTGGTTAGGAGTCAACAGATCCAATCATAAAGAGACAATCTGATTAGATTGGCATCACTTTCCAGATGACTAAACTCTATAGGAAGTATTGGAATTTGTCTAGAAATTCAGTTGATGTTCAGACTCAGTTTCAGAATAAGAGAAGATACAAACAAGAGACATAAAATTTGAGAATAAGGTTATTTAAAACGTCACTATCAACACAATAAGGGACAACACCGTGTTAATATAATATCAATATCACGGTTCCAATAAGATTATTTAAGtagaagaaaattgaaaattgactTACAAGAAAACTGAAGCCGGTGACCCCTGCGAGAGATATGGCAATGGCAGAACTAGAGAGAGCAAGCTCACCCAGATGACCCACCATCATCGTTGATATAACTTGCAATAGGTACTGTGATAAGGTGACAGCTACCATAGGCCCCGCAAGGTAACCCGCCctttttatttcttcaacaaaagCAGCCCAACTTAGCCACCGAGTGCTTTTCTCCTCGTTCTCTAACTTGAGAATCAAACTCTCTTCCATGATGTTCTTCTTCAGCGAGTCTACCATGATGCCCTTATCTCCTTAACCTTGAACAGCGTCGTTCACTTACGAAAATGCGGGAGACAGTAAAAAGATGAAAGAGTTGAGTGTGTGATTGTTTGGATTTATTATTGCAAACAAACAAACTAGGCACATAGACTCTGCAAACTTCAACCCAGCGTTTCGCTACGACTGAGTTGGACGGCCCTAACTTGCTTTAAACTAAACTAGTAGTTATAAATTATAATCCCGGCGGTCACGGCCgaggtttataatttttttttatatctacTTGTATCAACTTAatcaatgaaataataataattcaaaattaaattatagtaaACTTATTATTTAATGCaggatataaataaatttatttatgattGAAGTTGATAAGTAAGAAAATTTGGATCTAACCCCACTTGGCTGAATATCGAAAAAGTATTTTATCAAAATAGATAATGATTGTAATAATATGTTATTAACTCATCATTGTTCTTAAAAATATCCCAAAatgctatttttatttaataatagataATGATTGATAATATAATTAGGCTAAGTGTACACCAAAAAGTAAAATATCACCTTACTTTCTATTTCATTAACGATGGACAAAAATAGCAAACTGTAGGGAGATTCCTGGTATATGAGCacaacaaataaatattttattatttttaataggtGTTGTAGTGTTAATAATGATTAGtgtgcaaatgaaaaaaaaaattgggttttagaattttctcatacatttttaactttttttatttataattttatgcttttatgatattttgcaaattttattattttcattaataattttttgttattttaacattttaataattttaaatataaaatattaattttcatcaccacaaattaagactcaattgtgaaaaaaattataaaaacttattcttttttaaaaaaagtacatATGCTTTAAAAACTCTTTAaccattaaataataataataattaaatttgacatAATTCCCATACAATTTATCTATTTGTGCGTGTAATATGATTTGCGAAATTCTAACAgcttgtttggttgggtgtattggcatagccaatacacctctaatcagTGGGTCCCACTTAATACCCCTTTAATACTTTGTTTGGTTGAGAGTATTCTTATTACAGGTCTAATTCAATACTGACCTAATCCTCAAAATTCACGGATTTGTAATCCCACCCTTTTGCTCAGTTTAGCTGCTGTTTCAGATtaccctccctgttttaccccCGATTGGCttccccttttcttttgtttcttcctTCTGTTTCAGTTTAGCTACTTCACAACTTAGCCGTTCCTTCTATTTCTTCTTTCTGTTTCAGTTTAGCTGTTCCTTCTGTTTCTTCCTTCTGTTTCAGTTTAGctgcttcacaaccttttcttttctttttctttacaacacAATTTACAACGGTGGTAAAGAGTGCGTTGCAGGCGATCCGTGAGAGGGGTCTCAACAGTTTCTTAAGGGAGCTCAAGGATGATGGCTTCACGTTCGTAGTTCCACtctcttcctttcttttgttATTTCGATTTCTTATAATTTCTATTGTTTCTTCGATTCAAAAAATGGATAACCCACCTTATTTActgatttttttccctttcctttcCTTCAGGAAATGCTTCTTCGATGGAAACCTTCTGTAAATCTAATTCTGTCTCTTATTAATAATTTCCAGCTCATTT
Protein-coding sequences here:
- the LOC107886711 gene encoding protein DETOXIFICATION 12 isoform X2, yielding MVDSLKKNIMEESLILKLENEEKSTRWLSWAAFVEEIKRAGYLAGPMVAVTLSQYLLQVISTMMVGHLGELALSSSAIAISLAGVTGFSFLLGMACALETLCGQAYGAQQYRKLGIHTYTAIFCLILVCIPLSILWLYMGRLLVFIGQDPLISQEAGKFILWLIPSLFAYATFQPLVRYFQTQSLITPMLICSCASLVVHIPLCWALVFKSGLESIGGAIAISISNWLNVIFLALYMLYSPTCTKTRAPITMELFQGIREFFRFAIPSAVMICLEWWSYELLILLSGLLPNPELETSVLSVCLNTISTLYAIPYGLGAAASTRVSNELGAGKPQAARVAVYAAMAIAVLETLIVTGALFASRRVFGYIYSNEKEVVDYVTTMAPLVCASVVLDSLQGVLSGIARGCGWQHIGAYVNLGAFYLVGIPVAATLAFWLQLRGVGLWIGIQFGAFTQTILLAIVTSCINWEKQFIFGL
- the LOC107886711 gene encoding protein DETOXIFICATION 12 isoform X1; the protein is MVDSLKKNIMEESLILKLENEEKSTRWLSWAAFVEEIKRAGYLAGPMVAVTLSQYLLQVISTMMVGHLGELALSSSAIAISLAGVTGFSFLLGMACALETLCGQAYGAQQYRKLGIHTYTAIFCLILVCIPLSILWLYMGRLLVFIGQDPLISQEAGKFILWLIPSLFAYATFQPLVRYFQTQSLITPMLICSCASLVVHIPLCWALVFKSGLESIGGAIAISISNWLNVIFLALYMLYSPTCTKTRAPITMELFQGIREFFRFAIPSAVMICLEWWSYELLILLSGLLPNPELETSVLSVCLNTISTLYAIPYGLGAAASTRVSNELGAGKPQAARVAVYAAMAIAVLETLIVTGALFASRRVFGYIYSNEKEVVDYVTTMAPLVCASVVLDSLQGVLSGIARGCGWQHIGAYVNLGAFYLVGIPVAATLAFWLQLRGVGLWIGIQFGAFTQTILLAIVTSCINWEKQAIEARERVFQGSSSIEYGAM
- the LOC107886711 gene encoding protein DETOXIFICATION 12 isoform X3; the encoded protein is MVDSLKKNIMEESLILKLENEEKSTRWLSWAAFVEEIKRAGYLAGPMVAVTLSQYLLQVISTMMVGHLGELALSSSAIAISLAGVTGFSFLLGMACALETLCGQAYGAQQYRKLGIHTYTAIFCLILVCIPLSILWLYMGRLLVFIGQDPLISQEAGKFILWLIPSLFAYATFQPLVRYFQTQSLITPMLICSCASLVVHIPLCWALVFKSGLESIGGAIAISISNWLNVIFLALYMLYSPTCTKTRAPITMELFQGIREFFRFAIPSAVMICLEWWSYELLILLSGLLPNPELETSVLSVCTRVSNELGAGKPQAARVAVYAAMAIAVLETLIVTGALFASRRVFGYIYSNEKEVVDYVTTMAPLVCASVVLDSLQGVLSGIARGCGWQHIGAYVNLGAFYLVGIPVAATLAFWLQLRGVGLWIGIQFGAFTQTILLAIVTSCINWEKQAIEARERVFQGSSSIEYGAM